From a single Rosa rugosa chromosome 7, drRosRugo1.1, whole genome shotgun sequence genomic region:
- the LOC133723931 gene encoding 7-deoxyloganetic acid glucosyltransferase-like has translation MEKSQSHVVIFPFPLQGHIKPLLCLAELLCHAGLHVTFVNTRHNHNRLANLRALSAHFPTLHFESILDGLPDDHPRTLGSELLIALKTSIKPHFKELLQSSLKANGVALPPPTCIITDGLVTFAFDVAEELGLPILSYNVPCARYMWTCLCLPNLIEQGQLPFPDDDMNVEITGVPGMEGLLRRVDLPGFCRVKQSSHLGLQFAIHEAQTQKRASALILDTIYELDAPCLSHMANMFPKIYTLGPLHSLLHTQIGDVSRSLASHGGLWKGDPNCMTWLDSQPAKSVLYVSFGTLVTLTRTKIIEFWYGLVNSGHPFLWVVQSDITSGIGEDPIPMELEIGTKERGYIVNWVSQEEVLAHKSMGGFLTHSGWNSTLESIVAGIPMICWPNLGDHYIISRIVSEKWKIGLRLKEKCDRKDIETMIRMLMEFKRGEIQGSMDSISKVARDSVTKGGSSNHNLEMLIQDIRNMHARSQ, from the exons ATGGAGAAATCTCAATCTCACGTAGTGATCTTTCCATTTCCACTGCAAGGCCACATCAAACCCTTGCTATGCTTAGCAGAGCTTCTCTGCCATGCAGGCCTTCACGTCACCTTCGTCAACACCCGCCACAACCACAACCGCTTAGCGAACCTCCGTGCCCTCTCCGCCCACTTCCCCACCCTCCACTTCGAGTCCATCTTGGACGGTCTTCCCGATGACCACCCACGCACTTTGGGCAGCGAGTTGTTGATCGCATTGAAGACATCAATTAAGCCTCATTTTAAGGAGCTGCTCCAGTCATCCCTTAAGGCCAACGGTGTTGCGCTGCCGCCGCCAACATGTATTATAACAGATGGACTTGTGACTTTTGCTTTTGATGTTGCAGAAGAGTTGGGGTTGCCCATACTTAGTTATAATGTTCCTTGTGCTCGTTACATGTGGACTTGTCTTTGTCTTCCCAACCTCATCGAACAAGGCCAGCTTCCTTTCCCAG ATGACGACATGAATGTGGAAATCACTGGCGTCCCCGGAATGGAAGGCCTTCTGCGACGTGTAGATTTACCTGGTTTTTGCAGGGTAAAACAGTCCAGCCACCTTGGTCTTCAATTCGCCATCCACGAAGCTCAGACACAAAAACGAGCTTCAGCTCTAATCCTCGACACCATTTACGAACTTGATGCTCCGTGTCTGTCCCATATGGCCAACATGTTCCCCAAAATTTACACTCTCGGCCCTCTCCACTCTCTCCTACATACTCAAATCGGCGACGTCTCGCGATCATTAGCATCACACGGCGGTCTTTGGAAAGGGGATCCAAATTGCATGACATGGCTCGACTCTCAGCCAGCCAAATCGGTTCTTTATGTCAGCTTTGGAACTTTAGTGACCTTGACACGTACCAAAATCATAGAGTTTTGGTACGGTCTGGTCAACAGTGGGCACCCGTTCTTGTGGGTTGTACAGTCCGACATCACTTCGGGTATAGGTGAAGACCCGATTCCCATGGAGCTTGAAATTGGAACAAAAGAAAGAGGGTATATAGTGAATTGGGTCTCGCAAGAGGAAGTCTTGGCTCACAAGTCAATGGGTGGGTTCTTGACCCACAGCGGATGGAATTCTACCCTAGAGAGCATTGTAGCAGGAATTCCTATGATTTGTTGGCCTAATTTAGGGGATCATTACATCATTAGCAGAATTGTTAGTGAGAAGTGGAAGATTGGTCTTCGATTGAAAGAAAAGTGTGACAGAAAGGATATTGAAACCATGATAAGAATGTTGATGGAATTTAAGAGGGGAGAGATTCAGGGCTCAATGGATTCAATTTCAAAAGTGGCTCGTGATAGTGTTACGAAAGGTGGatcttcaaaccacaacttggAGATGCTAATCCAAGACATTAGGAATATGCATGCAAGATCACAGTGA